A single region of the Sandaracinaceae bacterium genome encodes:
- a CDS encoding glycosyltransferase, whose product MGSAYKLLTRSKRALLGLEALRHDVVFFQRTAIPHTAWPECALARLHPHTVFDFDDAIWLGPGGRDSRLRRRAFQQAVGCCQWVVAGNEFLAREAAVPKKTTVLPTVIDTNRYRPAPRVNGVGRADLVVGWMGTSPNLPYIEAVLPDVLEAVSSVAGARVRIVSNGRLEGYTNHPLVEQIPWSRQDEVALLQSFDVGLMPLPDSPLTRGKCGFKMIQYMAVGAAVVASGVGANVELFRGSGAGALVTPGESFREPVRALLTDPDARETAGARARAHAEANLSLPRVADAYAEIFRRVAREPGFTTPGRPRPRR is encoded by the coding sequence TTGGGGAGCGCGTACAAGCTGTTGACGCGGTCGAAGCGGGCGCTACTGGGTCTGGAGGCGTTGCGTCACGACGTCGTCTTCTTCCAGCGCACTGCCATTCCGCATACCGCGTGGCCAGAGTGCGCGCTCGCTCGGCTGCATCCCCATACGGTGTTCGATTTCGACGACGCGATCTGGTTGGGTCCGGGGGGGAGAGACAGCCGGCTCAGGCGCCGGGCCTTCCAGCAGGCGGTCGGCTGTTGTCAGTGGGTGGTCGCCGGCAACGAATTCCTCGCGCGAGAGGCGGCCGTGCCCAAGAAGACGACCGTGCTGCCGACCGTGATCGACACGAATCGATACCGCCCGGCGCCTCGTGTGAACGGCGTGGGCAGAGCCGATCTCGTTGTGGGGTGGATGGGGACTTCACCAAACCTCCCATACATCGAGGCCGTGCTCCCAGACGTCCTGGAGGCGGTGAGCAGCGTGGCCGGCGCTCGGGTGCGCATCGTCTCGAACGGCCGGCTCGAAGGCTACACGAACCACCCCTTGGTGGAGCAGATCCCTTGGTCCCGGCAGGACGAAGTCGCGCTCCTCCAGAGCTTCGACGTGGGGCTCATGCCTCTCCCCGACAGTCCGCTGACGAGAGGCAAGTGTGGGTTCAAGATGATTCAGTACATGGCCGTGGGGGCGGCGGTGGTTGCGAGTGGCGTTGGAGCCAATGTCGAGCTGTTCCGGGGCTCCGGCGCTGGTGCGCTCGTGACGCCCGGGGAGAGCTTCCGTGAGCCCGTACGAGCGCTCCTCACCGACCCGGACGCCCGGGAGACCGCGGGGGCCCGGGCGCGTGCCCACGCGGAGGCCAACCTGAGCCTCCCCCGCGTCGCCGACGCCTACGCCGAGATCTTCCGGCGCGTCGCGCGCGAACCTGGCTTCACGACCCCTGGACGCCCAC
- a CDS encoding glycosyltransferase family 4 protein, whose product MQWIPRFSSSGKNCRARKRDAGTSFPSTKNSTRSSGIISGLPRVELSFEFLASWSGARRTLAAASTPTMSSSGTRASNGLPRVLFAEYPLNRWNLGGKERRTRALAAELERLGARVGYYDAWSEPDRDFDILQIFGSEYYQAELVKRARSVGLAVATFSILVFRSSADRQRTRRWRHLDRFCPVTTTFGLRRSVLEDSDLVFFASEAERRDAQDVYGVTPRTSTVVRSTVSPEFADASPTPFERATGLRDFVLAVGRIEPRKNTLRLIEAARRCALPLVLIGPMDQSHPDFSADVRARVDAHPDLHWLPPYAPDDPLLASAYAAARVHVLPSFHETAGLVNMEALLTRTQVVTTPLDAVREYMRDYAFYANPEDVGELAAKIREAYDTPFDERARDHVLETLTHPSAARAMLDAYRGLLASRS is encoded by the coding sequence GTGCAGTGGATCCCCCGATTCTCGAGCTCCGGGAAGAACTGTCGAGCACGGAAACGGGACGCCGGCACCTCTTTCCCTTCGACCAAGAACAGCACGCGCAGCTCCGGCATCATCTCTGGTCTTCCTCGCGTCGAACTTTCATTCGAGTTTCTGGCTTCATGGAGTGGCGCTCGACGAACCCTTGCCGCAGCATCGACCCCCACGATGTCCTCATCCGGAACCCGAGCCTCGAATGGGCTCCCCCGAGTCCTGTTCGCCGAGTATCCGTTGAACCGGTGGAACCTGGGCGGAAAAGAGCGCAGGACACGGGCTCTGGCCGCCGAGCTCGAGCGGCTGGGCGCCCGCGTCGGGTACTACGATGCCTGGAGTGAGCCCGACCGCGACTTCGATATCCTGCAGATCTTCGGTTCCGAGTACTACCAGGCCGAGCTCGTGAAGCGCGCTCGCTCCGTCGGGCTGGCGGTCGCGACCTTCAGCATACTGGTCTTCCGTTCGAGCGCCGATAGACAGCGAACCCGACGCTGGCGACACCTGGACCGCTTCTGTCCGGTCACGACAACCTTCGGCTTGCGTCGCAGCGTACTGGAAGACTCGGACCTCGTCTTCTTCGCCAGCGAGGCCGAGCGACGCGACGCGCAGGACGTCTACGGGGTGACGCCACGGACGTCCACGGTCGTTCGTTCGACGGTGTCCCCGGAGTTCGCCGACGCCAGCCCCACTCCGTTCGAACGAGCCACGGGCCTGCGAGACTTCGTCCTCGCTGTCGGGCGGATCGAGCCCCGGAAGAATACGCTTCGACTGATCGAGGCGGCTCGCCGATGCGCCCTTCCCCTCGTCCTCATCGGTCCGATGGATCAGAGCCACCCAGACTTCTCGGCGGATGTGCGCGCTCGCGTCGACGCACACCCGGATCTGCACTGGCTTCCGCCCTACGCTCCCGACGACCCACTTCTCGCCTCGGCGTACGCCGCAGCGCGCGTGCATGTCTTGCCCAGCTTCCACGAGACCGCGGGGTTGGTGAACATGGAGGCGTTGCTCACCCGTACCCAGGTCGTGACCACGCCGCTGGACGCGGTGCGAGAGTACATGCGCGACTACGCGTTCTACGCCAACCCCGAGGACGTCGGAGAACTCGCCGCGAAGATCCGCGAAGCCTACGACACACCGTTCGACGAGCGGGCTCGAGACCACGTGCTCGAGACGCTCACGCACCCCAGCGCCGCGCGCGCCATGCTGGACGCGTACCGCGGCCTCCTCGCGTCCCGCTCATGA
- a CDS encoding MopE-related protein → MLLGVVGFNACVLQRSGLGTRVCSTDLQCAPGQRCLDGQCVAGQEDSGVRDGGPDASDSTVVPVDGCSPTPELCDGVDNDCDPSTPDGAEDGDVGVACDGPDADACEEGVTACEMGAITCSDLSDDSVEVCGGGDEDCDGMVDEAGAVGPLSWYADGDADGYGAGPAVTMACANPGGLSETSDDCNDGNAGINPGATETCDGVDQDCDGATDEGGACPCPVRTLSGRRYMFCGEMARHNTWSSATTTCSAAGMALVRIDNGTENGTVRSTAQGLYPATNSWWLGMTRNAVGEWRWPGGDLASYVNWRGGEGTTPGQQCAVIATSDGTWLDLSCGSVTGFICEQTGS, encoded by the coding sequence GTGCTCCTCGGCGTGGTCGGCTTCAACGCTTGCGTCCTCCAGCGCTCGGGCCTGGGAACCCGAGTCTGCTCGACAGACCTCCAGTGCGCACCGGGGCAGAGGTGCCTCGACGGCCAGTGCGTCGCCGGTCAGGAGGATTCGGGGGTTCGCGACGGTGGCCCGGATGCCAGCGATTCGACGGTAGTGCCGGTCGATGGCTGCAGCCCCACGCCGGAGCTGTGCGACGGCGTGGACAACGACTGCGATCCGTCGACGCCCGACGGCGCTGAGGACGGCGACGTCGGCGTGGCCTGCGATGGCCCGGACGCGGACGCCTGCGAGGAAGGCGTGACGGCGTGTGAGATGGGCGCGATCACGTGCTCGGATCTGTCTGACGACTCGGTCGAAGTATGCGGTGGGGGCGACGAAGACTGCGATGGCATGGTGGACGAAGCCGGCGCGGTGGGGCCACTGAGCTGGTACGCCGACGGCGATGCGGACGGCTACGGAGCTGGCCCCGCGGTCACGATGGCCTGCGCAAATCCGGGCGGTCTCTCAGAGACCTCTGATGACTGCAATGACGGCAACGCGGGGATCAATCCCGGCGCCACCGAGACGTGCGATGGGGTGGACCAGGACTGCGATGGCGCGACCGACGAGGGAGGAGCTTGCCCCTGTCCGGTTCGGACGCTGAGCGGCCGCCGCTACATGTTCTGCGGGGAGATGGCGCGGCACAACACATGGTCGAGCGCGACGACTACCTGCTCCGCCGCCGGCATGGCTCTCGTACGCATCGACAACGGAACCGAGAACGGGACGGTACGCTCGACGGCTCAGGGGCTGTACCCAGCCACCAACAGCTGGTGGCTCGGCATGACGCGAAACGCCGTCGGGGAGTGGCGTTGGCCGGGAGGCGACCTGGCGTCCTACGTGAACTGGCGAGGTGGCGAGGGCACGACGCCCGGCCAGCAGTGCGCGGTCATCGCCACCAGCGACGGCACGTGGCTCGACCTCAGCTGCGGCTCCGTTACCGGTTTCATCTGCGAGCAGACTGGCTCATGA
- a CDS encoding glycosyltransferase family 2 protein, giving the protein MSSKIGVITLMRGEKDLVEGLDEKLRWTPEWHLVETAGEVTSLDLQHPGVQLHHFPLPLGACFENARTEALRHCSAKWVLVLDTDEEVAPQTVSYLEGRLDEWDERGVAGVWMPRLNHVLGHPMRSPNQWPDWQLRLVRADKVRFPTRLHDKYEVDGEEEHLPSDEAHAILHYPFRSTAQYVDKMNVYSTIELENVVPRVFPPGLAAARATKYFLTRYLRQKAFLDGPTGLHFCLVMAFTRYLSETKKWEAQVVGTELEGPAGHFMR; this is encoded by the coding sequence ATGAGCTCCAAGATTGGCGTGATCACCCTCATGCGAGGCGAGAAGGACCTCGTGGAGGGACTCGACGAGAAGCTGCGCTGGACGCCAGAGTGGCATCTCGTTGAGACTGCAGGCGAAGTGACGTCCCTGGACCTCCAGCACCCCGGAGTCCAGCTGCACCACTTCCCCTTGCCGCTCGGGGCGTGTTTCGAGAACGCCAGGACCGAGGCGCTCCGGCACTGCTCCGCCAAGTGGGTCCTGGTGCTCGACACCGATGAAGAGGTGGCTCCGCAAACGGTTTCCTATCTCGAGGGTCGTCTCGACGAGTGGGACGAACGCGGCGTGGCGGGCGTCTGGATGCCCAGGCTCAACCATGTGCTCGGGCACCCCATGCGCTCGCCGAACCAATGGCCTGATTGGCAGCTGCGGCTCGTGCGCGCGGACAAGGTTCGGTTCCCCACCCGACTTCACGACAAGTACGAAGTGGACGGTGAAGAGGAGCACCTGCCCTCCGATGAGGCTCACGCCATCCTCCACTATCCGTTCCGGTCGACGGCCCAGTACGTCGACAAGATGAATGTATACTCCACGATCGAGCTCGAGAACGTCGTCCCACGCGTCTTCCCCCCTGGCCTCGCCGCTGCGCGGGCGACGAAATACTTCCTGACGCGATATCTCAGGCAAAAAGCCTTCCTGGACGGTCCCACGGGCCTCCACTTCTGCCTCGTGATGGCGTTCACGCGCTATCTCTCGGAGACCAAGAAGTGGGAGGCGCAGGTCGTAGGGACCGAGCTGGAAGGCCCGGCGGGCCATTTCATGCGCTGA
- a CDS encoding DegT/DnrJ/EryC1/StrS family aminotransferase: MHTVKPNSSTRPPVRPAERFLVFGAPQIEDAEIEEVVATLRSGWLGKGPRVAAFEESFAAYKRAEHPLALNSCTAALHLSLLASGIGPGDEVITTAMTFCATVNSIIHTGATPVLCDVDPVTLNIDPDAIRDRITDKTRAILVVHFAGRACEMDAIEALARDHDLRIIEDCAHAIETTYKGRPAGTIGDFGCFSFYATKNVATGEGGMLLSKYAHDAERAKTLSLHGMTRDAWKRFAAEGYRHYQVVEPGFKYNMMDIQAAIGIHQLARVDNNWERRLQVWRRYDQELADLPIDLPASPGGESRHGLHLYTIRLREDAGLSRDAFLQRMTAEGIGTGVHYLAIPEHPVYQERLGWRPEDYPNAMHFGRDTASLPLSARLTDSDVADVIEATRRALGAS; this comes from the coding sequence GTGCACACAGTCAAGCCCAATAGTTCTACCCGTCCCCCCGTCCGTCCCGCCGAGCGATTTCTCGTCTTTGGCGCTCCCCAGATCGAAGACGCCGAGATCGAGGAGGTGGTCGCGACGCTCCGCAGCGGGTGGCTGGGCAAGGGGCCGCGCGTCGCGGCTTTCGAGGAGTCCTTCGCCGCCTACAAGCGAGCGGAGCATCCGCTCGCGCTCAACTCGTGCACAGCGGCGCTGCACCTCAGTTTGCTGGCCTCGGGGATCGGCCCGGGCGACGAGGTCATCACGACCGCGATGACCTTCTGCGCGACCGTCAACTCGATCATCCACACGGGCGCCACTCCCGTGCTCTGCGATGTCGATCCCGTGACGCTCAACATCGACCCGGATGCCATCCGGGATCGGATCACCGACAAGACGCGCGCGATCCTGGTCGTGCACTTCGCGGGTCGAGCCTGCGAAATGGACGCCATCGAGGCCCTCGCTCGCGACCACGACCTGCGGATCATCGAAGATTGCGCTCACGCCATCGAGACGACCTACAAAGGGCGTCCAGCCGGGACGATCGGTGACTTCGGCTGCTTCAGCTTCTACGCCACGAAGAACGTCGCGACAGGTGAAGGCGGCATGCTGCTGAGCAAGTATGCCCACGATGCCGAGCGCGCCAAGACGCTGTCCTTGCATGGTATGACGCGGGACGCCTGGAAGCGTTTCGCAGCGGAGGGCTATCGCCACTATCAGGTCGTCGAGCCCGGCTTCAAGTACAACATGATGGACATTCAGGCGGCGATCGGCATCCACCAGCTCGCGCGCGTCGACAACAACTGGGAGCGGCGCCTCCAGGTGTGGCGTCGCTACGACCAGGAGCTCGCTGACCTGCCGATCGATCTGCCGGCCTCTCCGGGTGGCGAGAGTCGCCATGGGTTGCATCTCTACACCATCCGTCTCCGGGAAGACGCCGGGCTGAGCCGCGACGCCTTTCTGCAGCGGATGACCGCAGAAGGGATCGGGACGGGGGTGCACTACCTGGCCATCCCCGAGCACCCCGTCTACCAAGAGCGTCTCGGCTGGCGTCCGGAGGACTATCCGAACGCGATGCACTTCGGTCGCGATACGGCTTCGTTGCCGCTGTCCGCTCGGCTCACCGATTCGGACGTCGCTGACGTCATCGAAGCGACCCGCCGCGCGCTCGGCGCGAGCTGA
- a CDS encoding glycosyltransferase, with protein sequence MSAGVTSPRADSASTRVLHSFPLWLPRTQTWLYNEIVGLPDRITNHISCIDTWNLDRFGVPRLSSFSADRDEWLGSLKEPYHRVRDTRGVGFVARTLERGAFQAYQRRAVRRNGIQVVHSHFGTVGWQNLPSIVGTGARHVVTFYGYDVNRVPVQFARWRRRYRTLFRTVDRVLCEGPHMARCIEKLGCQPEKIRVHHLGVDLSALDFEPRNSLPRAPLRILMASSFHEKKGIPYGVAAVGMLNRDFPIALTIVGDSTEDGRCSDEKGRIQDAVREYGLQDVTTFLGYITHAELLEQARSHHVYLAPSVTASDGDTEGGAPVSVIEMLGTGMMVVATRHCDIPNVVHHGESGLLAPERDPEALARHLRWLVDHPDAWTEMARVGRRHVEREFDLRVQSERLAAMYEELVEG encoded by the coding sequence ATGTCCGCAGGTGTCACGTCGCCACGCGCCGACAGCGCGTCGACGCGTGTCTTGCATTCCTTTCCGCTCTGGCTGCCCCGGACTCAGACGTGGCTCTACAACGAGATCGTCGGGCTGCCGGACCGCATCACGAACCACATCTCCTGCATCGACACCTGGAACCTGGACCGGTTCGGTGTGCCCCGGCTGAGCTCCTTCTCGGCGGACCGCGACGAGTGGCTCGGGTCGCTCAAGGAGCCTTACCACCGCGTCAGGGACACACGTGGCGTCGGGTTCGTCGCGCGAACGCTGGAGCGGGGCGCGTTCCAGGCCTACCAGCGTCGCGCAGTACGACGAAACGGGATTCAGGTCGTGCACTCCCACTTCGGCACCGTGGGCTGGCAGAATCTACCCTCCATCGTCGGCACGGGGGCGCGCCATGTCGTGACCTTCTACGGCTACGATGTGAATCGAGTACCGGTGCAATTCGCGCGATGGCGCCGACGCTATCGGACGCTCTTCCGAACGGTGGATCGAGTTCTGTGCGAAGGCCCGCATATGGCGCGCTGTATCGAGAAGCTCGGTTGCCAACCCGAGAAGATCCGCGTTCACCATCTGGGTGTTGACCTGAGCGCGCTGGACTTTGAGCCGCGCAACTCACTGCCCCGCGCCCCGCTGCGGATCCTCATGGCCAGCTCGTTCCACGAGAAGAAAGGGATCCCGTACGGTGTCGCCGCAGTCGGGATGCTCAACCGCGACTTCCCGATCGCGCTCACTATCGTGGGGGACTCCACCGAAGACGGACGCTGCAGCGATGAGAAGGGGCGGATCCAGGACGCGGTTCGAGAGTATGGTCTACAGGATGTGACGACTTTCCTCGGCTACATCACCCACGCCGAGTTGTTGGAACAGGCGCGCAGCCACCACGTCTACCTCGCGCCCTCGGTGACCGCGAGCGACGGCGACACCGAGGGTGGTGCGCCTGTGAGCGTCATCGAGATGCTTGGCACGGGCATGATGGTGGTCGCGACGCGCCACTGCGATATCCCGAACGTCGTACATCACGGCGAGAGCGGTCTGCTCGCCCCCGAGAGGGACCCCGAGGCGCTCGCGCGACATCTGCGCTGGCTGGTCGATCATCCAGACGCATGGACGGAGATGGCTCGCGTAGGACGACGGCACGTGGAGCGGGAGTTCGACCTCAGGGTGCAATCGGAACGACTGGCTGCCATGTACGAGGAGCTGGTGGAGGGTTGA
- a CDS encoding FkbM family methyltransferase, with protein sequence MLLSRVAAYASRQLQGVVCERLGGDPDSDRNGEQRLIEVLGPHISTFVDVGANVGDWSARVVGAASQLERGHLLEPNRAACARLEERFADLTSLRIHPVAAARTPGTIEFFEEPGCGETSSTVAGSSRADAVRREVPCTTVDAFLGDEGIEELDWLKIDAEGADLAVLQGAIGSLSAHRVRWVQFEYNGAWIRAGARLSDALELLDDHGYRTLLIHPRGLLDFPYDIYRDFYGYSNFLAASPSSRDALAPLLAGAA encoded by the coding sequence ATGTTGCTGAGCCGAGTCGCGGCGTACGCATCCAGACAACTGCAAGGAGTCGTCTGCGAACGACTCGGCGGGGACCCCGACTCCGACCGGAACGGCGAGCAGCGCCTCATCGAGGTGCTGGGCCCTCACATCTCCACGTTCGTGGATGTGGGAGCGAACGTGGGCGACTGGAGCGCCCGCGTGGTGGGCGCCGCCAGTCAGCTCGAGCGCGGTCACTTGCTCGAACCCAACCGCGCGGCGTGCGCTCGGCTCGAGGAGCGGTTCGCGGACCTAACGTCACTCCGGATCCACCCGGTGGCGGCCGCACGCACACCCGGAACGATCGAGTTCTTCGAGGAGCCCGGCTGCGGCGAGACGTCGTCGACCGTCGCTGGCTCGAGTCGCGCGGACGCGGTGCGGCGCGAGGTTCCTTGTACCACGGTCGACGCGTTCCTGGGCGACGAGGGCATCGAGGAGCTGGACTGGCTCAAGATCGACGCCGAGGGAGCTGATCTCGCGGTACTGCAGGGGGCGATCGGATCGCTGTCTGCTCATCGCGTCAGATGGGTCCAGTTCGAGTACAACGGCGCGTGGATCCGCGCCGGCGCGCGCTTGAGCGACGCCCTCGAATTGCTGGACGATCACGGCTATCGGACGCTGTTGATCCATCCGCGCGGGCTCCTCGACTTTCCGTACGACATCTACCGAGACTTCTACGGGTACTCGAACTTCCTGGCCGCCAGCCCGTCGTCGCGCGACGCTCTGGCTCCACTACTCGCTGGCGCCGCGTGA
- a CDS encoding lipopolysaccharide biosynthesis protein — translation MTLPPHAPADENRSSLADRVLGGIAWSALGNVFQQVVAFGISVTLARLLSPREFGVLAMVTVLLGFGNLLAELGFTAALIQRKDLSPAHLDSAFWLTLASGSLLGLGFALAAPAVARFYSEPQLVAVTRVMAVNFVLVPTAAVQLALMQREMRFKKLAAIGVGKVVLAGAVGVTLAALDQGIWSLVAHSLCLSAFGTAGLWLFSSWRPRLRFSVSSARELWDYSGSLIGFGVANFWARNADNILVGRFIGATGLGIYSRAYSTMLLPLNQIAAVLTTVMFPALASIQDDRERLASVYLRAVGGVALVTTPVMLGVFVLAEDFVLAVFGSQWAGVVPVLQVLVLLGVMQSLASTVGWLYQALGHTRMMFRWGLFSSAVIVAAIGVGVWMGSPVSVAGAYAGASVLLTPLALLLPGRLVGLGVADFTRAIWGPLAAGVLMAVTIGALRRWSPLPAAPWPHLLILAPLGALIYWVAVSQIFRVESYVSLRTLLLQKLRGRAASTPNDS, via the coding sequence ATGACGCTCCCGCCGCATGCTCCCGCGGACGAGAACCGGAGTTCTCTTGCCGACCGAGTTCTCGGGGGGATCGCGTGGAGCGCGCTCGGTAACGTGTTCCAGCAGGTCGTGGCTTTCGGCATCTCCGTCACGCTCGCCCGACTCCTCAGCCCCCGGGAGTTCGGAGTGCTGGCGATGGTCACCGTGCTCCTCGGTTTCGGCAACCTCCTCGCCGAGCTCGGCTTCACCGCCGCTCTGATCCAGCGGAAGGACCTCTCCCCGGCGCATCTGGACTCCGCCTTCTGGCTCACGCTGGCGTCCGGCTCGCTCCTGGGCCTCGGCTTCGCCCTCGCCGCCCCAGCAGTGGCGCGGTTCTACTCTGAGCCGCAGCTGGTCGCGGTGACGCGGGTGATGGCGGTGAACTTCGTCCTCGTCCCGACCGCGGCCGTACAGCTCGCGCTCATGCAACGCGAGATGCGATTCAAGAAGCTGGCTGCCATCGGCGTGGGCAAGGTGGTGCTCGCCGGCGCCGTCGGCGTCACGCTCGCGGCGCTCGACCAAGGGATCTGGAGCCTCGTCGCCCACAGCTTGTGTCTGAGCGCGTTTGGTACCGCCGGCCTTTGGTTGTTCTCGAGTTGGCGTCCGAGACTCCGGTTCTCGGTGTCATCCGCGCGCGAACTCTGGGACTACAGCGGCAGCCTCATCGGCTTCGGAGTTGCTAACTTCTGGGCGCGCAACGCCGACAACATACTGGTAGGCCGGTTCATCGGGGCCACCGGCCTCGGGATCTACTCGCGTGCGTACAGCACCATGCTGCTTCCACTCAACCAGATCGCCGCCGTGCTGACGACCGTGATGTTCCCGGCGCTCGCCTCGATCCAGGATGACCGCGAACGACTTGCCAGCGTCTATCTGCGGGCCGTGGGCGGGGTGGCGCTGGTCACGACGCCCGTCATGCTCGGTGTCTTCGTGCTCGCGGAGGACTTCGTGCTGGCTGTCTTTGGCTCACAGTGGGCCGGAGTCGTGCCGGTGCTTCAGGTCCTCGTGCTGCTCGGGGTCATGCAGTCGCTGGCCTCGACAGTGGGGTGGCTGTACCAGGCGCTCGGCCACACCCGAATGATGTTCCGGTGGGGGCTCTTCTCGAGCGCGGTCATCGTGGCGGCGATTGGTGTCGGCGTCTGGATGGGTTCTCCCGTCTCGGTCGCGGGCGCCTACGCCGGCGCCAGCGTCCTCTTGACGCCGCTCGCACTGCTCCTGCCAGGGCGGCTCGTCGGATTGGGGGTCGCCGACTTCACCAGAGCGATCTGGGGCCCGCTCGCCGCCGGCGTTCTCATGGCGGTAACGATCGGTGCGCTTCGCCGCTGGAGCCCCTTGCCAGCCGCTCCGTGGCCACACCTCCTGATCCTGGCGCCGCTCGGGGCCCTGATCTATTGGGTGGCTGTGAGTCAGATCTTCCGGGTGGAGAGCTACGTGTCACTCCGCACGCTGCTCCTGCAGAAGCTTCGAGGGCGCGCAGCGTCCACCCCGAACGATTCATGA
- a CDS encoding DegT/DnrJ/EryC1/StrS family aminotransferase has protein sequence MSTRDAIRTFLWNSARDAQRTLRGKPLALVPLAGATLDRRDVAIASAWRDRPDRWLDPEPVRAYERAFARWNASRHAFAFGKGRVALSGIISAMGLGPGDEVIIPGFTCVVVPNAFRFAGVTVRFADIELDTYGPSVDAIRRLVSARTKAVLVHHLFGLVCLDYDRILDLCHTRRIRVIEDCAHATGARYRGQRIGHFGDAAFYSSEHSKVFSTVQGGMATTNDPELARGLAEFQRSSSPLDPGTLSRLLRTCRKDYLTNAHPHRALIRHPAALCMSSSAVASTTADEVRGNRPDNYRLSLAAPLAELGLSQLSKLDSLNARRRRQAAKWREWAEERGYGAPWIAPESEPVFLRYPLTVPAAVKRRPRVIEEELGVECGVWFTSPLHPSPERVEGCPNAYTAVETCVNLPCLVPE, from the coding sequence ATGAGTACTCGCGACGCGATCCGCACCTTCCTCTGGAACTCCGCGCGTGATGCGCAGCGGACCCTTCGAGGCAAGCCGCTCGCACTTGTGCCATTGGCTGGCGCCACCCTCGACAGGAGAGACGTCGCGATCGCGAGCGCCTGGCGCGATCGTCCGGACCGATGGCTCGACCCCGAGCCGGTGCGGGCGTATGAGCGCGCGTTCGCCCGATGGAATGCGTCTCGTCATGCCTTCGCGTTCGGCAAGGGAAGGGTCGCCCTCAGTGGGATCATCAGCGCGATGGGTCTCGGCCCCGGTGACGAGGTCATCATCCCGGGGTTCACCTGCGTGGTCGTGCCCAACGCGTTTCGGTTCGCAGGCGTCACCGTTCGCTTCGCCGACATCGAGTTGGACACCTACGGCCCATCTGTCGACGCCATCCGCCGGCTGGTCAGCGCGCGGACCAAAGCTGTGCTGGTCCATCACCTGTTCGGCCTAGTCTGCCTCGATTACGACAGGATCTTGGATCTTTGCCACACCCGCAGAATCAGGGTCATCGAGGATTGCGCCCACGCGACTGGCGCGCGGTACCGAGGGCAGCGAATCGGGCACTTCGGCGACGCAGCGTTCTACAGCTCGGAACACTCCAAGGTGTTCTCCACCGTTCAAGGGGGGATGGCGACTACGAACGATCCCGAGCTCGCTCGTGGGCTCGCAGAATTCCAGAGGTCGTCCTCTCCTCTCGACCCGGGCACCCTGTCACGCTTGCTTCGCACGTGCCGAAAGGACTACCTCACGAATGCCCACCCCCATCGCGCCCTCATTCGACACCCGGCGGCGCTGTGCATGAGCTCGAGCGCGGTCGCTTCCACGACGGCAGATGAGGTGCGAGGGAACCGGCCAGACAACTACAGGCTTTCGCTCGCGGCCCCTCTCGCCGAACTCGGGCTATCGCAGCTCTCGAAGCTGGACAGCCTGAACGCCCGGCGCCGGCGCCAAGCCGCCAAGTGGCGTGAATGGGCGGAGGAGCGTGGGTACGGGGCCCCATGGATCGCCCCGGAGTCGGAGCCGGTGTTCCTCCGCTATCCACTGACCGTCCCCGCCGCGGTGAAGCGCAGACCTCGCGTCATCGAGGAGGAGCTCGGCGTGGAGTGTGGTGTCTGGTTCACCTCACCGCTTCACCCCTCGCCCGAGCGAGTGGAGGGTTGTCCCAACGCCTACACCGCCGTTGAGACGTGCGTGAACCTGCCATGCCTGGTGCCAGAATGA
- a CDS encoding DapH/DapD/GlmU-related protein, which yields MTLLRHARQLPTLAGEFARELVLAAVRSTNSDLGRFARATLFHTRAHIDTDVRITHPRQFSAPAGAAVFHGTYILNTRGTVTLGRRSHLGAGCYVNASRGRLILGDDVVVGPKCVFVCNSNHFEYAKAVSETYKTGDIVIGNNVFLGAACTVLPNTIIEDNVVVAAGAVVRGTLASNRIYGGVPCKELSEGWYE from the coding sequence ATGACCCTTCTTCGACACGCGAGACAGCTCCCGACGCTCGCGGGGGAGTTCGCCCGCGAGCTCGTTCTTGCCGCGGTTCGCTCCACCAACTCGGACCTGGGACGCTTCGCTCGAGCAACACTCTTTCACACGCGCGCCCACATCGACACCGATGTGAGGATCACGCACCCGAGACAGTTCTCAGCGCCGGCCGGTGCGGCCGTCTTCCATGGCACCTACATCCTCAACACGCGCGGCACGGTGACGCTGGGCCGCCGCAGCCATCTGGGCGCCGGTTGCTACGTCAACGCATCGCGCGGCCGCCTGATCCTGGGCGATGATGTCGTCGTCGGCCCAAAATGCGTATTCGTGTGCAACTCGAACCACTTCGAGTACGCGAAGGCCGTCAGCGAGACGTACAAGACTGGCGACATCGTCATCGGTAACAACGTCTTCCTTGGTGCGGCCTGCACCGTCCTGCCGAACACGATCATCGAGGACAACGTGGTGGTCGCCGCGGGGGCAGTCGTGCGAGGGACGCTTGCGTCGAACCGGATCTACGGCGGCGTGCCGTGCAAGGAACTGTCCGAAGGGTGGTACGAATGA